A region from the Lolium perenne isolate Kyuss_39 chromosome 4, Kyuss_2.0, whole genome shotgun sequence genome encodes:
- the LOC127349100 gene encoding uncharacterized protein, producing the protein MAPAIGAEEQELPLFHPSPCAYYVQSPSAASHTLSHPASDSTALILSPFPEAAFAAPRRSNSHGDDAGTARHEHDQEASRLALSRYSSSRGSNNSFLTDKKPQQRQVLRVVSGRSSACDDDEDDDRRSGAWRYVKLDPEAPCCCIAFQVAWRVAVSVAIALLVFVVATRPARPGVSFKVGRVERFSLGEGLDGSGVITSFLNCNCSVEMAVENHSRVFSLRLLPPLLRMSFAEFTFATAQGQGPYVAVVGPGASATVRLFVAAQEKPMYAAGRGMHDLLESGKGVPVTITVRSRSRYRVVGSLVRLTYRHDSQCVVYLRRRTPARDNALVAAAGATCSAATL; encoded by the coding sequence ATGGCACCTGCCATTGGCGCGGAGGAGCAGGAGCTGCCGCTCTTCCACCCGTCCCCGTGCGCCTACTACGTGCAGAGCCCCTCCGCGGCGTCGCACACCCTCAGCCACCCGGCGTCCGACTCCACGGCGCTCATCCTCTCCCCGTTCCCGGAGGCCGCCTTCGCCGCCCCGCGCCGCTCCAACTCCCACGGCGACGACGCCGGCACCGCCCGCCACGAGCACGACCAGGAGGCCTCCCGCCTCGCGCTGTCCCGCTACTCCTCCTCCCGCGGCTCCAACAACTCCTTCCTCACCGACAAGAAACCGCAGCAGCGGCAGGTGCTGAGGGTGGTGTCCGGGCGGTCCTCCGCatgcgacgacgacgaggacgacgaccgGAGGAGCGGGGCGTGGAGGTACGTGAAGCTGGACCCGGAGGCGCCCTGCTGCTGCATCGCGTTCCAGGTGGCGTGGAGGGTGGCCGTGAGCGTGGCGATCGCGCTGCTCGTCTTCGTCgtcgccaccaggcccgcccgccCCGGCGTCTCCTTCAAGGTCGGCAGGGTCGAGCGCTTCAGCCTCGGGGAAGGGCTCGACGGCTCCGGCGTCATCACCAGCTTCCTCAACTGCAACTGCTCCGTCGAGATGGCCGTGGAGAACCACTCCAGGGTCTTCAGCCTGCGCCTCCTCCCGCCGCTGCTCCGCATGTCCTTCGCCGAGTTCACCTTCGCGACCGCGCAGGGTCAGGGGCCGTACGTCGCCGTCGTTGGGCCGGGAGCCTCTGCGACGGTGAGGCTCTTCGTGGCGGCGCAGGAGAAGCCGATGTACGCGGCGGGCCGCGGCATGCATGACCTGCTCGAGTCCGGCAAGGGCGTGCCGGTCACCATCACGGTGCGGTCGCGGTCACGGTACCGCGTCGTCGGGAGCCTGGTCAGGCTCACGTACCGCCACGACTCCCAGTGCGTCGTGTACCTCAGGAGAAGAACGCCGGCGCGGGACAACGCCCTCGTCGCCGCTGCCGGCGCCACCTGTTCCGCCGCGACTTTGTAA
- the LOC127296480 gene encoding uncharacterized protein, whose protein sequence is MPFRPTFPRRCLHDPKLSSFLYALATVSSSPSSSPAPGSLPAARTPAAYNALMSAYSRAGRPDEVLRLFRSLPFPPTAPLYTTLISSLAASGRPRAARAAFSSLLVSGLAPTASAFTALLKCQDGSIDSMYRVFLAMAAASCSPDAAVYNCYISMLCDSGRLEEARGILDHMVGEGVRPTARSYTAILRGYCEQGKVLEAERLVDDMADAGCPPDVVSYSVLIQGLCGAGEFHKVELILGESQDKGWTPNAVTYNIYMSALCRTGFLDEACYQVDIMRSRGLLPTVETVGILFDCLCRDSRFSEALCMLEHSEELGWHADVFCYNTLMGRLCDVGDFARVFKLLVDLLKKGVGPDMFSFTIAIRGLCGAGKLQVAKCLIHNEAIGYDVVAFNTLIHGLHNAGDLLGVKLTYENMCNRQVSPNSFTNATLVDSLCKDQKFVEEVKSLACKSTAPDHVVYLRNRLVKGVKFTKVLSLLDEIRSRGIELATRKFSDPLLNELCWEEGNEPRDINQAAYILTCLGIR, encoded by the coding sequence ATGCCCTTCCGCCCCACCTTCCCCCGCCGCTGCCTCCATGACCCCAAGCTCTCCTCCTTCCTCTACGCGCTCGCCACcgtctcctcctctccctcctcctcgccggcccCGGGCTCGCTTCCCGCCGCCCGCACCCCAGCCGCCTACAATGCTCTCATGTCCGCCTACTCCCGCGCCGGCCGACCCGACGAGGTGCTCCGCCTCTTCCGCTCCCTCCCCTTCCCCCCCACCGCGCCCCTCTACACAACCCTCATCTCGTCCCTCGCCGCCTCCGGCCGCCCCCGCGCCGCgcgcgccgccttctcctccctcCTCGTCTCCGGCCTCGCGCCCACCGCGTCCGCCTTCACCGCGCTGCTCAAGTGTCAGGACGGCTCGATCGACTCCATGTACCGCGTTTTCCTCGCCATGGCAGCCGCCAGCTGCTCCCCCGACGCCGCCGTGTACAACTGCTACATTTCGATGCTCTGCGACTCCGGGCGGCTGGAGGAGGCCCGTGGTATCCTCGACCACAtggtcggcgaaggagtccgccCAACTGCTCGCTCCTACACCGCCATTCTACGTGGGTACTGCGAGCAGGGCAAGGTTCTTGAAGCAGAGAGGTTAGTCGATGACATGGCCGATGCCGGGTGCCCGCCGGATGTTGTATCTTACAGCGTGCTTATTCAGGGGCTTTGCGGCGCCGGGGAGTTTCATAAGGTGGAGTTGATCTTAGGGGAGAGTCAAGACAAGGGGTGGACGCCCAATGCTGTTACCTACAACATTTACATGTCCGCCCTGTGCAGGACGGGGTTCTTGGATGAGGCCTGTTATCAGGTAGACATTATGCGCAGCAGAGGGCTGCTGCCAACAGTTGAGACTGTGGGTATACTCTTCGATTGCTTGTGCCGAGACTCGAGGTTTTCAGAAGCACTGTGCATGCTAGAACACAGCGAAGAATTAGGCTGGCATGCTGATGTGTTCTGCTATAACACTTTGATGGGTAGGCTTTGCGACGTTGGTGATTTTGCCAGGGTCTTCAAGCTCTTGGTTGATCTGTTGAAGAAGGGCGTCGGTCCGGATATGTTCAGCTTTACTATTGCAATCCGTGGCCTCTGTGGAGCTGGGAAACTCCAGGTTGCAAAGTGTCTAATACATAATGAGGCGATTGGATATGATGTCGTGGCTTTCAATACTTTGATCCATGGGTTACACAATGCTGGGGATTTACTTGGAGTCAAGCTGACATATGAGAATATGTGCAATAGGCAAGTTTCTCCAAATAGCTTCACTAATGCTACTCTGGTTGATAGCTTATGTAAAGATCAAAAGTTTGTTGAGGAAGTAAAGTCTCTTGCATGTAAGAGTACGGCCCCTGATCATGTTGTTTATTTGCGCAATCGGTTGGTCAAAGGAGTGAAATTTACAAAGGTGCTCAGCCTACTTGATGAAATACGCTCTAGAGGAATTGAACTAGCTACTCGCAAATTCTCTGACCCATTACTTAACGAATTATGCTGGGAGGAGGGAAATGAGCCTAGGGATATCAATCAAGCTGCTTATATACTGACCTGTCTGGGAATTAGATGA
- the LOC127296481 gene encoding putative pentatricopeptide repeat-containing protein At3g05240, translating to MVRSSGDVVWWTKRISALARSGRAAEAVAEFARMDAAPNALTLASVLPACARLRSLALGRAIHGFWLRRGGGPGANPILDNAVLDVYAKCGALRSARRLFDGMPERDVFSWTALVWGLARSGSPQDAVAMFRAMLSDGEAAPNEATVVSVLHAVACTGSLACGKVLHSYALKRGLGGEQVVGNALTDAYAKCGEARLALEVFDLLPDKEDLVSWGTVMRAMAVHGRCREALQLFSLMLRRGVRPDGAVFLALLYACCHVGLADQALHILGAMRRVYGIAPWREHYTCVLDACGRAGHLDGAAEIFRRMPMKRDRQVLGAYCSYASSSKVNGASGERFWERILDREVDAGGGTYALMSKSMASAGQWDDACAVRETMAARRIDKAAACTWIEV from the coding sequence ATGGTCCGTTCATCGGGAGACGTGGTATGGTGGACGAAGCGCATCTCGGCGCTGGCGAGGAGCGGGCGCGCGGCGGAGGCCGTCGCGGAGTTCGCCAGGATGGACGCGGCGCCGAACGCGCTGACGCTCGCGAGCGTCCTCCCGGCCTGCGCCAGGCTGCGGAGCCTCGCGCTGGGGCGGGCCATCCACGGGTTCTGGCTCCGGCGAGGCGGCGGTCCCGGCGCGAACCCGATCCTGGACAACGCCGTGCTGGACGTCTACGCCAAGTGCGGGGCCCTCCGCAGCGCGCGCCGCCTGTTCGACGGAATGCCCGAGCGAGACGTCTTCTCCTGGACCGCGCTGGTGTGGGGTCTCGCGAGGAGCGGCAGCCCGCAGGACGCCGTCGCCATGTTCCGGGCGATGCTCTCCGACGGGGAGGCCGCGCCGAACGAGGCCACCGTGGTCAGCGTCCTGCACGCCGTGGCGTGCACCGGCTCTCTGGCATGTGGCAAGGTGCTGCACTCGTACGCGCTGAAGCGGGGGCTCGGCGGCGAGCAGGTCGTCGGCAACGCGCTGACCGACGCCTACGCCAAGTGCGGGGAGGCCCGGCTGGCGCTCGAGGTGTTCGACCTGCTTCCCGACAAGGAGGACCTGGTGTCCTGGGGCACCGTCATGAGGGCCATGGCCGTGCACGGCCGGTGCAGGGAGGCGCTGCAGCTCTTCTCTCTGATGCTGCGCCGCGGGGTTCGGCCGGACGGCGCCGTGTTCCTGGCGTTGCTCTATGCCTGCTGCCATGTTGGGCTGGCGGACCAGGCGCTGCACATCTTGGGAGCCATGAGGAGGGTGTACGGCATCGCGCCGTGGAGGGAGCACTACACCTGCGTGCTCGACGCCTGCGGCCGAGCCGGGCACCTTGACGGAGCTGCAGAAATCTTCAGGCGGATGCCTATGAAACGCGATCGGCAAGTCCTTGGAGCTTACTGCTCCTATGCAAGCTCGAGTAAAGTGAACGGCGCCTCCGGCGAACGCTTCTGGGAGAGGATTCTCGACAGAGAAGTGGACGCCGGAGGGGGCACGTACGCGCTCATGTCCAAGTCGATGGCTAGTGCAGGACAGTGGGACGATGCTTGTGCTGTCAGGGAGACGATGGCTGCAAGAAGGATCGACAAGGCTGCTGCTTGCACTTGGATAGAAGTGTAA